The Danaus plexippus chromosome 12, MEX_DaPlex, whole genome shotgun sequence DNA window GGATTTGATGGTGATGATGAAAGCTGTTTTTCCTATCAGAGATGAAATAACAGGTTCGGTAGATGTAAGACGACTTGATGAAAAATTTCCAAGGACACAGCTTATGCTCTCAGCATGGCAGCTGATAGATGAAAACTATCCAGTTCCACTTAAAGGTAAATTACAGAATGTGTACGCTGATTATGTTATGACAAAAGAAGAGTATTCACCAGTTACAGCGGAATCACCCATGTTTGGTTTAGATTGTGAAATGTGTCTTACAAAAGCTGGTTCAGAGTTAACCCGAGTATCAATCGTCAATGAAAAACACGAAACTGTATATGAATCTTTTGTCAAACCCTACAACCAGATAATGGATTATCTAACTCAGTATTCTGGTATTACTGAGGAGTTATTGAGAGATGTAACAAAAAGGCTTGAAGATGTGCAGAAAGAAATACAAGAGCTTCTGCCCTCTGATGCAATATTGGTCGGACAGTCTCTGAATTCAGATTTACATGCTTTAAGACTAATGCACCCATATATCATTGACACAAGTTTGATCTACAATTTCACCGGAGAAAGATATCGCAAGCCGAAGTTAAAAACATTAGCAAAGGAATATCTCAAGGAGGAAATTCAGACCGGCACGGATGGTCACTGCTCAGTGGAGGATTCCCTTGCCTCCCTCAAACTTGTTCAGCTGAAATTAAGCAAGAGTGTCGAATTTGGTGATGCAGTACACACAAAGAGGCAAAAATACAAAGAAGAAGTCAATAAAATGGTCACCGAACCCCATTATGCTTTGTCCATTTTTAATCACATAATAGAACAGAAGAAAACCTCAGTAATCATCGGCTGTGACAATATAACAGGCGACTATCATACATTTTTGACTCAAGCAAAGGAAAGTTTAAGTACTCAGTTGAAGAAAGGTAAACCTAAGCGAGTTAAATTGAACACAGTGGATAGTATGGATGAAGTCATAACAACTTTAACAGAATCagtgaaaaattataacttagtCATGGGACACTTGAAGTTGGAGGCGTCCGAAGATGATACAAAGTTAATGCAAACAGTTGATGGCTGGGTAGAAACTGTGTGGAACAGTATTCAAGAATCAGCTATTTGTGTTATTGTGTTCGGTGGAACTGTCAACGGTAATGGAGTAGCGATGATGAAGGTGAAAActtaattaacttataaataagtacaatgtatagaaccttttttttatttcttttataacacTAAAAATTTTTACGTAACAAAGATCATgttcaaacattaaatatttaatgtgggatgaattataataaacatgtttttattacaatcatgtgaaaaaaaaatattggaatcTTGGATGAAAACAGGAAGGggtagaaattgatttttaaggaatttttagTGTTTCTTCCAGATAAActtcattaacattaattacaagTCACACTTGATTGTCCACATGCTTTCGAGCGCCACGTATTCCCTCTCACTCTGTCTCTTTTTACATTCCTCCTCCCTCTATGCCCAGAGCGTTTAAcatttaacgcaaccttgttggaaggcgcataagaagtttcaaTGGAAAACTAAGTATATGGACAACTCCTCTATGAGTTAATTAAACCTAGTGAATGGCAGTTACATATAACGAAACTTTGAAACATATATGTAGATCTTTCTTCAAACATAAACCAGAGCATGAGGTCGAAGCTGTCATATAACTGTTTTTGTTAACATGCACAAATTAAAAGTCAATTTGGTCATAATTAAgttgaaattagtttttatctaTGAAAGAAAGACCTATTGAACTTGAAAATGCTGCAGATAACTATGGCAAAAGTGAATATAAAGACaaagatataatatgtttctTGATATTTGTAATTCCTGTTTGAGtccttaaaacatatttttagttgttttcatataaaaaattgaagtTATACTAAGATTCTGAGTAAAACAAAGTAAGCTCTTGAAAAGTATATAGTTTAGTTCCAAAGATATAGAGGGCGCAAATTTATAGATTGCATgtgaaaaatttgtaatttgtttaaatatttgttttagagTGTTGAAAGTTTTCTTATGAGCTCTCATGTGCCAAAAGACACTAATccgttgtaataaaatttacaccaGTTTCGATATTTGAATCAAatgtcaaatttaagtatctaCAGACTATAATCTAATTGACTTTTGACAAAtggttttaaaacaacaacaacatatattttctgtacCATTTACTAAGCCCACTATAACAAATCAAGAATTAAATTGAGTGACGTACAAcgcgtttaatatttaacagtgcttgttttattcaaaatgtaatgtagctgtttatattatatatgaattaaaacggCTCAATTTTAAGTTCTTCCAACAGTCTGGAAGTCATCGGTAGAGagattttctaaaataaagttCTTGCGTTACGGttgttaataacaaatttaaagcaataacGAATGAAATAggaagtttataatttaatagcaatGTTGTACCATGTTAAGTTTCCGTatcaataatttgaaataccacgtttttaacaataatgttataatatttataataacctttTATTAGTGCAAATAGCAAAAACTCTAAACACtcccaaatatttttacgactTGAAAACGTTCGCTATAAGGAATATTATTAGAGAATtacattactataaaaatgaaCGACATTTGctttgtttttctttgtaatcccgtactttaaaaatattagaatgtaGCGCCATCTATAATTGGTGGTTCGTAAGTTTTTCATCaagttgtaaataaatgaCGATAGATTGCGGTATTGAAATTACCTACTTCGCCATTTTTAAATCCCTTGTTCTCCAGAAAACATTCTTAACTTGAGCTGGCAATATTCTATCAAGTCTTGGCTTGTGTACTGATTTCTTCTTGTCCTGTGATGTGTGATCTTAAATGAGTTTGATATTTGGCGCCCGGACTGCCCGTAAACCACGCCGCACACCAcggatttcaattttaatgtagaaataattttaaattttttgctaCTTGTGAATTTGGATTTTCAAACTTCCGAAATACTctataatgaaaaactattttgatttaaaaattgttgccCAGTGTTTCatggtattatttaattaaagttaaggagactaaaataataaaaaccgtCCTGTAAGTAATTTTGAAGATTTTCATTGCTATTAATCAAGTTTTAATAGttgcataatatttataaatataagaattatatatcaCAAAGTTATATCTCTTCAGGCGCAATATTATCAACCATATTCCacattaaatatctaaaacaaGTTCGTCAATTTGGttgattatatttgtaaacttTCTATCAAATTAAATGCACCCAATTGGTGTTAAGACTTGTGAAGATTTAGTATAGAAGCTGCAAAACCTGAAGCTTTTGTCTTCAAAAATAGGGAGGGGGAAGTTTGTGGCCATATTGGTTAAAAAAGTGACATGGAGAAAAAGCAAATTTGTGGACGAGAGGTGGGGCTGGTGTGGCAGTGAGGTGGCCGCAGCAGCCTTTTATCTATTCGTGCCCGGGACCGCCGCTGCCGTTTgtgtttcgattactttgcaggaaccgtgatcacgggcggacgag harbors:
- the LOC116772516 gene encoding RNA exonuclease 5, producing the protein MSAENGIFEEPVSKKRRLDSTKEKPKTKKKHIPVFRLKPTGETASLFLSSEERVPLVLTDIQHLLLHSLFGNLNLTQPPRWYTIDKCNHITQTTCLIIEGISIQDWENYQDMLKSTHKIFDSAVEVLTPSVYNGSLVKEMALVPLSENEKETLIQKYGSMNLALEVRKDLMVMMKAVFPIRDEITGSVDVRRLDEKFPRTQLMLSAWQLIDENYPVPLKGKLQNVYADYVMTKEEYSPVTAESPMFGLDCEMCLTKAGSELTRVSIVNEKHETVYESFVKPYNQIMDYLTQYSGITEELLRDVTKRLEDVQKEIQELLPSDAILVGQSLNSDLHALRLMHPYIIDTSLIYNFTGERYRKPKLKTLAKEYLKEEIQTGTDGHCSVEDSLASLKLVQLKLSKSVEFGDAVHTKRQKYKEEVNKMVTEPHYALSIFNHIIEQKKTSVIIGCDNITGDYHTFLTQAKESLSTQLKKGKPKRVKLNTVDSMDEVITTLTESVKNYNLVMGHLKLEASEDDTKLMQTVDGWVETVWNSIQESAICVIVFGGTVNGNGVAMMKVKT